In the genome of Fibrobacter sp., one region contains:
- a CDS encoding urease accessory protein UreE — MIADKILGNIHHGNEVPSKTVVDIPFEWFELDKHRIFKVTDDGTELGIQIEESLSDGDVLAVSPDKIYAVKINKTKLVRIPVKTMEEMGRLGFELGNRHLSLQITEKDVTIPYDEPTFEYLVRLGFLPQIVEDVFSDYIVCKAHGASNGHPHSHEHGHHHEHHH; from the coding sequence ATGATTGCCGATAAAATTCTCGGAAACATCCATCACGGAAACGAAGTTCCTTCCAAGACCGTGGTAGACATTCCATTCGAATGGTTTGAACTAGACAAGCATCGTATTTTTAAAGTTACCGATGACGGAACCGAATTGGGAATTCAGATTGAGGAATCCCTTTCTGATGGCGATGTTCTCGCCGTCAGTCCCGATAAAATTTACGCTGTAAAGATCAACAAGACAAAACTGGTTCGCATTCCCGTCAAGACTATGGAAGAAATGGGACGCCTTGGATTTGAATTGGGTAACAGGCATCTTTCCCTGCAAATTACAGAAAAGGATGTCACCATTCCTTATGACGAGCCCACCTTCGAATACCTAGTCCGTTTGGGATTTCTCCCTCAGATTGTAGAAGATGTTTTTTCTGACTACATCGTCTGCAAGGCTCACGGCGCAAGTAACGGGCACCCCCATAGCCACGAGCATGGCCATCATCACGAGCACCATCATTAG
- the ureC gene encoding urease subunit alpha yields MYKISRKDYAQMYGPTVGDRIRLADTSLIVEVEKDYCVYGDEAKFGGGKSLRDGMGQAAPFKDDECLDTVITSALVIDATGIFKADIGIKDGKIAGIGKAGNPHMMDGVTPGMIIGSSTEAIAGEGLILTAGGIDTHIHFISPTQVRTALYSGVTTMIGGGTGPADGTNATTCTPGAFNIHKMLEAAEDLPVNLAFLGKGNGSCAETLREQVRAGAAGLKLHEDWGSTPKAIDTCLGVADEFDVQVSIHTDTLNEGGFVEDTISAFKGRTIHTYHTEGAGGGHAPDIIRAAAFKNVLPSSTNPTMPFTRNTIDEHLDMLMVCHHLDKNNKEDVAFADSRIRPETIAAEDILHDMGIFSMMSSDSQAMGRVGEVITRTWQTADKMKKQRGTLETDCERNDNNRIKRYIAKYTINPAITHGISKYVGSVEVGKIADLVLWRPDMFGAKPEMILKNGFICASKMGDANASIPTPEPVVYTDMFGAHGKALAKTCITFVSEYAFANGIKEELGLERMVLPVSNCRNIGKKDMVHNDRIAKLEVDPETYTVKVDGERITCEAATELSLARRYFLF; encoded by the coding sequence ATGTACAAGATTTCCAGAAAAGATTACGCTCAAATGTATGGCCCCACCGTAGGCGACCGCATCCGTCTTGCAGATACCTCCCTTATTGTAGAAGTAGAAAAAGATTATTGTGTTTACGGTGACGAAGCCAAATTCGGTGGCGGAAAATCATTGCGAGATGGCATGGGCCAGGCAGCGCCCTTTAAGGATGACGAATGCCTAGACACTGTCATTACAAGCGCGCTTGTCATTGATGCAACTGGAATTTTCAAGGCCGACATAGGCATTAAGGACGGAAAAATTGCTGGCATCGGAAAAGCCGGCAACCCCCACATGATGGATGGCGTTACCCCAGGCATGATCATCGGCAGTTCCACCGAAGCCATTGCTGGCGAAGGCCTGATCTTGACTGCCGGCGGTATCGACACCCACATTCACTTTATCTCTCCCACACAAGTTCGTACAGCTCTTTATAGCGGCGTCACCACCATGATTGGTGGCGGCACAGGCCCTGCTGACGGAACCAACGCTACCACTTGTACGCCCGGCGCATTCAACATTCACAAGATGCTGGAAGCTGCAGAAGATTTGCCTGTCAACTTAGCCTTCCTCGGCAAGGGAAATGGCTCCTGTGCAGAAACCTTGAGAGAACAGGTGCGTGCAGGAGCTGCAGGCCTGAAACTTCACGAAGACTGGGGTTCCACTCCCAAGGCTATTGACACTTGCCTAGGCGTCGCGGATGAATTCGACGTCCAGGTTTCCATCCACACGGATACATTAAACGAAGGCGGCTTCGTAGAAGATACCATCTCAGCCTTTAAGGGACGCACCATCCACACCTACCATACGGAAGGTGCTGGCGGTGGACACGCTCCCGACATCATTCGCGCAGCCGCCTTCAAAAATGTCTTGCCTTCTTCAACAAATCCGACAATGCCCTTCACCAGAAATACCATTGACGAGCATCTGGACATGTTGATGGTATGCCACCATCTGGACAAGAACAATAAAGAAGATGTGGCTTTTGCGGATTCAAGAATTCGTCCGGAAACCATCGCCGCCGAAGACATCCTTCACGACATGGGAATTTTCTCCATGATGAGTTCTGATTCTCAGGCCATGGGCCGCGTAGGTGAAGTGATCACCCGCACTTGGCAAACCGCAGACAAAATGAAAAAACAACGCGGCACTCTCGAAACAGACTGCGAACGCAACGACAACAATCGCATCAAGCGTTACATTGCCAAGTATACCATCAACCCGGCCATTACCCACGGCATTTCAAAGTACGTTGGTTCTGTAGAGGTTGGCAAAATCGCAGACCTTGTCCTTTGGCGTCCCGACATGTTCGGAGCCAAGCCCGAAATGATTCTGAAAAACGGTTTTATTTGCGCATCCAAAATGGGCGATGCCAATGCCAGCATTCCCACCCCAGAGCCAGTTGTGTATACCGATATGTTCGGTGCTCACGGCAAGGCTTTGGCAAAAACCTGCATCACCTTCGTTTCGGAATACGCTTTTGCAAATGGCATCAAGGAAGAACTGGGCCTCGAAAGAATGGTCCTCCCCGTAAGCAACTGTCGAAACATCGGCAAGAAGGACATGGTTCACAACGACCGCATCGCAAAGCTGGAAGTAGATCCTGAAACCTACACTGTAAAGGTGGATGGTGAACGAATCACCTGCGAAGCCGCCACAGAACTTTCTCTTGCAAGAAGGTACTTCCTTTTCTAA
- the ureA gene encoding urease subunit gamma produces the protein MHLTPRETEKLMLHYAGIVASERLQRGLKLNYPEAIAYISSKLLELARDGKTVAELMSEGRKMLTAEQVMDGVAEMIHEVQLEATFPDGTKLVTVHDPIPATGKLIPGEVLVEEGFIELNVGKRTLTLDVTNTADRPVQVGSHFHFFEVNKKLDFNRMAAYGMRLDVPAGTAVRFEPGETKTVNLVEIGGSREGHGLNGLVEGPMDDESIKTAAFGRASTSGFTGA, from the coding sequence ATGCATTTAACTCCTAGAGAAACTGAAAAGTTGATGCTGCACTATGCAGGCATTGTGGCAAGTGAAAGACTGCAACGCGGACTGAAACTGAATTATCCGGAAGCCATCGCCTACATTTCCAGCAAGTTATTGGAATTGGCTCGAGATGGCAAGACCGTTGCAGAATTGATGTCCGAGGGTCGAAAGATGCTGACTGCCGAACAGGTGATGGACGGCGTCGCAGAAATGATTCACGAAGTCCAGCTGGAAGCCACATTCCCTGACGGAACAAAGCTGGTTACCGTACACGATCCAATTCCTGCTACTGGGAAATTGATTCCTGGCGAAGTTCTCGTGGAGGAAGGCTTCATCGAACTGAATGTAGGCAAGAGAACACTTACTCTAGATGTTACCAATACAGCAGACCGTCCTGTTCAAGTAGGTTCTCATTTCCATTTCTTTGAAGTCAACAAAAAACTGGATTTCAATCGCATGGCAGCCTATGGCATGCGTCTTGATGTACCCGCGGGAACTGCAGTGCGCTTTGAGCCCGGCGAAACAAAGACCGTAAACTTAGTTGAAATCGGTGGTAGCCGCGAAGGTCATGGATTGAACGGTCTAGTAGAAGGCCCTATGGATGATGAATCCATAAAAACGGCTGCATTTGGCAGAGCATCAACCTCTGGTTTTACGGGAGCTTAA
- the urtE gene encoding urea ABC transporter ATP-binding subunit UrtE has product MLYLKNMDSYYGESRVIEGLSLDIPKGKIVSLIGRNGVGKSTTLKSIMGLVKTGPETSLVFDGKEIAKLPAYERVRCGIGYVPQGRDIFPQMTVQENLELGIQPILGRGEKVGKNKIPEYLYDLFPILPKFAKRRGGDLSGGQQQQLAIARALVQDPKILILDEPTEGIQPSIINDIGRAIRKINEWKGITVLLVEQYLDFVMENSHYINIMEKGNIIFHRETSLCDKAEVQKLMTD; this is encoded by the coding sequence TGGATTCCTATTATGGCGAAAGCCGCGTCATTGAAGGTTTGAGTCTGGATATCCCCAAGGGAAAAATCGTAAGCCTCATCGGTCGAAACGGCGTTGGAAAAAGCACCACACTAAAGAGCATTATGGGGCTAGTAAAGACGGGCCCCGAAACATCTCTTGTTTTTGACGGAAAGGAAATCGCAAAACTTCCCGCCTACGAACGTGTACGCTGCGGCATTGGCTACGTCCCGCAAGGTCGAGATATTTTCCCGCAGATGACTGTCCAGGAAAATCTGGAATTGGGCATACAGCCCATTCTTGGCCGTGGAGAAAAGGTGGGTAAGAACAAGATTCCCGAATATCTCTACGACCTGTTTCCTATCCTGCCCAAATTCGCCAAACGCCGCGGTGGCGACCTTTCCGGCGGTCAGCAACAGCAACTTGCCATCGCACGCGCCCTGGTGCAGGACCCCAAAATTTTGATTCTTGACGAACCTACCGAAGGTATCCAGCCATCCATCATTAACGACATTGGTCGCGCCATCCGTAAGATTAACGAATGGAAGGGCATTACCGTATTGCTGGTGGAACAGTATCTGGATTTCGTTATGGAAAACAGCCACTACATCAACATCATGGAAAAGGGTAACATCATTTTCCACAGGGAAACATCCCTTTGTGACAAGGCTGAAGTCCAAAAATTGATGACGGATTAA